The sequence GACTTGTAGCCCTGTAACATCGAGATACGCCTCATCTAGAGACAATGGTTCAACATGTGGCGTTAAGCGGTACATAATCTGGCGAATATCGCTACTAACTGCGCGATAAACCTCAAAGCGTGGCCTTACAAAAATGACTTCTGGGCAACGTTTACGCGCCTCATAACAAGACATGGCAGAGCGTACACCAAATTTACGCACCTCATAGCTGGCTGCCGCGACCACGCCGCGACCACTTGGATCGCCACCAACCACCAGTGGCTTACCGCGCAGTTCAGGAAAGTCACGCTGCTCCACACTGGCATAAAAAGCATCCATGTCTATATGAATGATTTTACGAGGGCTAGCATTTATAGAAGTTGTCATACTCACTATTTTACCTGATTCAAGCGCTTTGATTGAGTGTCAAAATTTGGATTTATCGATAGACTCCTTTGCTAGGTTAGCAGGACGCTAGCAATGATATATGAATAATTTTATATGTCATAAATCTTATATATCATAGAGTTAGTTAATAATAAACAGTAGTATTCATTCAAAAAAATCGCATTTAGCAAACATATTTTTGCTCTTAAATTATCTAAGTCTACTGTAAATCAAACTCATTTGTACTCTTGCACCACCTGTCGTATCCACCTCACCGTTTGTCATAAATCTCACATTTAGATGTTACAGTTTTGATTCTGGTGTTTTACAATATAGTATCCGCGCTAATGGATGACTGTAAAACAATAAGTAATGCCTTGTGCGCCTCTATGACCATGTAAAAAAGACATTGCTTATCGCTCATGCCAAGGTCGAAAATGGAGTTTTGGTAAAATTAACTCTTTAAGAGCTTGATGTTAGAGAGTTTAGAATGACTAAGGAGCTGATGATGAATAATGAACTAAAAGGGAGTGATTTAACAAGGGCGATGCTAGCACGCGGCGATAAAAAAGTATGGTGTGCGGTTTGTGATGATAGTGATGAGCAAGCAATGATGGATCATTGTGGTAATGATTTTACGGCTTATATCGTGTCATTTCGTGACGGACATTTTTATTGTAATGCTGGCATGCCGTGGGAGTTTGCCGTGCCCATTAAGATAATTGCGGTGCTGCAATCTGAAATAGAGAAGTAAGTGAAGCAATAATATTACCGGCACAAAAAAACCTCCTAATGAGGAGGCTGATTTGTTACTAATATTGGTACCAGTGGTCGGACTCGAACCGACACGCTTATTAGGCAACGGATTTTGAATCCGTCATGTCTACCAATTCCATCACACTGGCATGTTAGAAGATAAGGTCTATTAGATAGAGATTATCGAATTGGGCTACAGGGTTAACTCTGTATAGGCTGCGTATTATAGCAGCCTATTTTTATCCGTCAAGAATTATTTTATATAATTTTCAATTAAATTGGTTTAGCCTACAAAAGCACGTTCAACGGCATAATCTGCTTGGACACCCATGCGTGGTGAAACAGTCAAACCAAAATCATCCAAAATCGCTGAAACTTCAGCATTAAATGGCATGCTACCGCAGATCATGACACGGTCGTCTTCTTTATTCATCGGTGGTAAGCCAATGTCTTCAAAGAGCTTTCCTGAGGTCATTAAGTCAGTCACGCGACCTTGATTTTTGAAATCCTCACGAGTCACTGTTGGGTAGTAGATGAATTTTTCACGGTACCATTCACCAAAGATCTCGTCGTTAGGTAACTCATTTTCAAACATATCACGATACGCCAAATCATCGACATGGCGCACACCATGTACCAAGATGATTTTTTCAAAGCGTTCATAGACTTCAGGATCACGTGCCAACGATAAAAATGGCGCCAGTCCAGTGCCTGTAGAGAGCATATAAAGGTTTTTGCCAGGCAGTAAATCATCTAGTACCAAAGTGCCCGTTGGTTTTTTGCTCACCAACAGCTCGTCACCAACTTTAATATGCTGCAAGCGCGAGGTTAATGGACCATCTTGAACTTTGATAGAAAAGAATTCTAAGTGATCTTCGTAGTTCGGGCTAGCAATCGAATAAGCGCGCAATAGTGGTCTGCCATCGACAACGATCCCGATCATCGCAAATTCGCCATTACGAAAGCGCAGGCCATCGTCGCGAGTTGTCTTGATGCTAAATAGAGCGTCATTCCAGTGATGAACCTCTGTGACCGTTTCGGTGCGAAGTTTTGACATAAAGTCCTCGTTAATAAGTTGCTATCGGTTTTATTAAGTTTAAATGAGTGTTAAATTAAAATTTTCAATGAAAAAGGGTATAGAAAGGTAGTAAATTTTCAATCACTATTGGAACAGCCAATCGTTTAAAACATCTATCATGCAAAGTAAGTAGCATAGCCGATGTTTTAACCAATGTTATGGGGCGATATTCTAACACCTTATTAAGCATTTAAAATTAGGAGAGGGACTGATAAGGTCTAAGGATAGATACGACTGAATCTGTCACCTGTCAAACCACGACAATGGCTGTTGCTGTAGATGGCTTATAAGGGTTGAAAAATAAAGGCTCTCATCGAATTTATGGCTCATAATACCAAAATTTAAAATAAAAATCCGTCTAGCAGCGGCGATGCGGCATGATAAAATGGAATATCGTTAGTGAGTAATTTTGTATCACTGGATAATATGCGCTAAACGTTCTCATAAAAGCAGATGCTTACTATTGAACGGCTTTTTGGAGAAACATGATGTCCGATGATAATATCTCTTTGGCGGGTTACCACCATGCGCCAATGATTGGCTACCATCGTGCGCCGCTATCACAGAAATTTGGTGCGCCACGCCAGCCGAATTTGGTTGCGCTCATCAGTATCATTGAGATGATAGCGCCTTATGACTCGCCAGTAGCATTTGCCGGTTTAGACGCGTTCAGCCATATCTGGATCAGTTGGCAGTTTCATCATAACTATACTAATAAAGACACTCATATTGGCAAAGGCGGCACTGGCTTTCGTGCGCAAGTCCGCCCACCAAGGCTCGGTGGCAATCAAAAAATAGGGGTATTCGCCAGTCGCAGTATGTATCGACCTTCAGCGCTTGGGTTATCTGTCGTCAAGCTTGAAAGTATCGAGGTTTGCGATGGGCGCGTGTTACTTATTATTAGCGGTGCCGATATGATAGATGGTACGCCGATTATCGATATTAAGCCCTATGTCGCTTATAGCGATGCGCTCAGTAATGCAAAAAGCGGGTTTGCGCCAACTGCGCCAGACTTATTAGAGGTAATTATTGCGGAGTCTGCTTACGAGCAATTTATGACGTTGGTTGATGCTGGACGATGCGATAAAAATGACAATGACAATGAGACTGAGACTGAGACTGAGAGTAAAAATAATAAGAAAGCTATTCATGCAAAAAATAATAGTGTAGCGACGCTTATTCAACAAATGCAAGAGCAGTTGCTCATTGCTGATATCGAGACTATTAAAGCGTTAATTGCACAAGACCCGCGTCCAGCTTATCGTCGCGCGGAGATAAATACGCCGTTTGTCATGCGTTATAAGTCTGTCGATGTGAGCTTCCAGTTGATAGAATCAGGGCAATTGCAGATAACGGCTGTTGTCAAAGTGAGCTTATAGTGCCCAGTGACGCCATTACTGCCGCATGAATTATCCATAAATCACTCCTCAATAAATAACGCATCAATAAATAATGCATCAATAATAAAAGAAGAAAAATATGTCTGCTCAGAAATATTCAATCGTGATTGATTTACGTTGGTGCTTAGATGAACTATTGGCAGATAAGGTAATTGATCAGCGTGGCTACAATTTAGTGATGACGAGCCGCCGTGATAAAGCGCAGCATCCACTCCTGACCATCAGTGAATTTGGTCTGCCAAACGGTCATGCACTGGATAAAAATGTTGAGCATAAATTGACTTTGGTATGGTTGAATCAATGGTTAGCTGCCAAAGCAGGCATGGCACTTGTCCGTATTGACCCGTTAAAAGTCGATGTCCCAGCCGTCACTCAGTTGATGTCCTTTGAATATGCACGCTCACAGCATATTTTGCCCATTGAAGTGACGAATGATGAAGTCGTCATCGGTACAGACCAGCCGTTCTGTACTGAGTGGCAGACAAGTATCGAAAAATTAATCAAGTCTAAAACTTATCGTACGGTTTATATCAATCCTGAGCAAATCAATCGCTACCGTCAAGAATTTTACCAAGTCACCCAAGCGATTGCAGGAGCAAATAGTGTCTATAAGCGGGCGGCGGCTGATGTCACCAATGTCGAGGCATTACTGCAACTGGGCGACAATACCAACCCTGATGCCAACGATCAACATATTGTCAGAGTTGTCGATTGGTTGTTGCAATACGCTTTTGAGCAGCGAGCCAGTGATATCCATTTAGAGCCTCGCCGTGAGACGGGTAAAGTCCGTTTTCGTATCGATGGCGTGTTGCATACCGTCTATGAGATGCCTTTGGCAATCATTGTCGCGGTGACGGCGCGGATTAAAATATTAGGACGACTAAATGTGGCAGAAAAACGCAAACCACAAGATGGTAGGTTGAAAACCCGCACTCCAAAGGGTCTAGAAACTGAGCTGCGCCTATCGACGATGCCGACTGCCTTTGGCGAAAAGCTGGTGATGCGGGTATTTGATCCTGAAGTGCTGGTGCGCTCGTTTGCTCAGCTTGGTTTGTCAGGTAAGCAGCTCGATACTTGGCATGAGCTGACCGCGCATCCAAATGGAATTATCTTGGTTACGGGTCCGACTGGTTCAGGCAAGACTACAACGTTGTACAGTACGCTTAAGCAGCTCGCCACCGAGCAAGTTAACGTCTGTACGATTGAAGATCCCATCGAGATGATTGAGCCTGCTTTTAACCAAATGCAGGTCAATCCAGGGGTTGATTTGCATTTTGCAGATGGTATTCGCTCTTTGATGCGCCAAGACCCAGATATCATTATGGTCGGTGAGATTCGCGATGCTGAAACCGCCAATATGGCAGTACAAGCATCACTCACTGGACATTTGGTACTCTCGACGTTGCATACCAATGATGCACCAAGCTCACTTACTCGCTTGCATGATTTGGGCATTCAGCCGTTTTTGACCTCAGCGACGATATTAGGCGTCATGGCGCAGCGTTTGCTGCGCACGTTATGTCCGCATTGCAAAAAAGCCCTAGACGTAGTCCCAGACAGTGAAATTGCTGTTCAGTGGCAGGAACTGGTTCAGCCTTGGCGTGCGCCCGCTCCAGCGCAAATTTATACGGCGCAAGGCTGCGAGCATTGTCGCCATACGGGCTATCAAGGTCGCGTTGGTTTATATGAAATCATGCCATTATCGAATGAGCTAAAAAAACTGGTCGCCGCCGATGCCAATTTAGATGTGCTTAAGCAGCAAGCGTACCGCGAAGGTGTGCAGCCATTGCGCTTATCGGGCGCAAAGCGTATTAGTGAAGGGGTAACGACCATAGAAGAAGTAATGAGAGTGGTGCCATTGCATTGATGTCAAATAGCCAGTGCTTGCTTTAGCAAAACGTTGCCTTGTAACTTAACTCTTTAACGCTCCCAGCGTACATTTTGGCGAATAATTTTGGCTGGTGTACCAGCAATCATGCAGTTGGGCGTCTCAACTGGTTTATTGACAAATGCCCCTGCTGCAATGATACAACCACTGGCGATAGAGACATTTTTAGAAATGGTCACATTGGCGGCAATCCAAATATGGTCTCCTAAAATGACGTCTGTATGTGCCTTATTCACTCGCGCGTTAGTGTCTATATCATAGACCTTGTGAACGTCAGTCGCTCGAATTTCGATACCACGTGATATCATGCATGATTGACCAATGGCCACACTTTTATCGCGCGCCAAAATATAGCAATCAATAGCGGTGGTATGATTGCCGATATAAATATGCAGATGATTACCGACAACCAATAATTGCCCCGAGAATTTAACGTGCTCTCCAATCGTGACTTGGTTGTGATTGCCGTTGATGTCAATTTTTAACTGATTAAATTTGCCGCCCTTACCGATAGTAATTTGATTGTCATGACCTTTACGAATGGTAATGGTCGAATTGCCAATGATGCGTGCATCTTTGGCAATATTGATATGATTATTGAGCCCTTTGTCTTGTAATAAAAACCGCTTTTTATAGAGCTGTTTGGGTAATAATGTTTTTATAATCGGAGAAAGGCTGATGGTTTTTTTATGGTTCATAATGATGGGCTTATGAAAAGTGAGTAGAAGGTGTAATGTTTTTACTAGCGATGACTTTTATGATTGATTGGCTGTTTTAAATATGGTTGAGGAGCGTGTTGATAGTGTACAGCTAAACTTTGCTTGAAAACAGCTGCCTTTGGAGCAATCAATACTCTAAGGTTTTAAACCCAATATTTTTTATTCATTCATTTTTAATAACGAGATTACTTATGTTTACTGATAGCCATTGCCATCTTAATCGCTTAGATTTAACCAAGTATGATGGTAAATTGTCTGGCGCGATTGACGCGATGAAAACTGCTAATGTCACCCGCGCAATGGCGATTATGTGTGATTTTGCCGAATATGATGAGATTGCTCATATTGTCAGCACTTATGGTGATGAGGCGCTAAATCTTGGCATGAGTGTCGGTATTCATCCTTGTGAAGATATCAGTGTCTTGCAATCAGCGACAGTTGAGCGTTTGATCGAAACGGCTGATGCTGACTATGTATGGGCGATTGGGGAGACAGGATTAGATTATTACTGGTCAACGGAAAATAAAAAAGAGCAGCAAGCCAGTCTTGCTCGCCATATTCATGCCAGTCAAAGCCTGAAAAAGCCACTCGTCATTCATATGCGTGATGCCAAAGAAGATACGATTGATATACTAAAATCAGAAGGCGCTGAACATGGCATTATTCATTGCTTTACCGAAGATTGGGAGACGGCCAAGCGTGCACTTGACTTAGGGTTTTATATCTCATTTTCGGGCATTGTTAGCTTTAAGAGTGCTCAAATGATTAAAAATGCAGCAAAAAACATGCCTAGAGATAGACTGCTTATCGAAACCGATAGCCCTTATCTAGCACCGGTGCCCAAGCGTGGTAGACCGAATGAGCCTGCCTACGTACCGTATGTCGCCAGTTGTCTGGCAGAGATGTATGGCTGTAGTAGCAATGATGTTGGGGCATTAACTGCAAAAAACTTTGAGAATTTACTGGCACAGTATCACTAAAATGGTTATGCTATGACCACTCAGTCATTTATGATACAGTCCTATTGCTTTACGTTATTTGTATTTATGATGTGGAGCGTAAGCCTATGATTATCAATGACTATTTAGCAAACATAAGCATATCTCCTTTGGTGGTTTTCGAGCAGACTTTGTATGATGTTATACGCTTGTCGCCGATGCATTCATCCACACGATGGTCATATGCTTAATCTTGTCAGGTTTTAGGAGAGATTATGAGTCGTCAGCATCAGTTCAAGGCACGAGAAGAGAATATCTTAGCGATGGCAGAGCAATTGCTACTTGAGTCAGGCGATGGTGATATTACTTTAGACAGTTTGGCAGACCAGCTGGATCTGGCTAAAGGTACACTGTATAAGCATTTCTCCAGTAAAGATGAACTCTATTTGCGTATTATTATCCGCTATGAAGAACAACTGTTTGAGATTAATCGTATTGATGATTGTCCATCAGCAGGCGTTGCTCGTATGATCTTTCAGCAGTTATTTAATCCACAAAAAGCCATGTTGCTCAATCAAATCGAAGAGCGTTTGGCGGCATCAGTGACGGGTCTTAATCGCTTGTTTGGTGAGCTATATGATATTCGCCGTCAGCGTATGAAACGCTTGATTGACATTATCAGTGCGTATTTACAAGAGCAGCATAGTAGTTTGAGCACGCGCGACTATTTGTCCTCGATTTGGGCGATGGGTCAGGGCGGTGCTGGACTATTAAATTCAAGCTTTTACCAGCGGTATTTGGGTCGCCGTGATACCCTACGTTATGCCTTCGTTCAGCAAATGCTTGAGTTGCCGAGCCATTATCCTGCGGCTGACGATGAGGTGATGGATGAAGATATGCAGGAGTTGGTCGAGCAAATCGATACTGAGTCAGAAGAGCACCGTAATACCAGTTATTAATATCTTTATTCAACTTATGGTCTTTTAACGCAAGTTTTTTAAATTCGTGTTGCTATATTCATTATCGCAGCACGGTGTATCCATGCTAAAAATGGGTATATGCTTACCAGCTTTAGCGCCCAATCATAGTTTTATTCTTCATACCACAACCTACTCATAGGTTTATAGGTGCAATATGCCGGTCACTGCCAAGATTCCGTCCAGCTCAGCGGTCACTTGCTATTCACACTTAAGTCATCAATATTTGCAGTATAAAAACACGGATAGATATCTCTTACCTCTGGTTTATCAGCATAAATCCTTTCTAGTACAAAACGCTCACGTTTCCCCTTATAAATCCTCAAGCCTTGCTCAGGCACAACAGGGATTTACCCTTGTCGAAATTGTAGTGGTGGTCGTTATTCTATCTATCTTTGCTGGCATGATGAGCTTGTCGGTGGGCAGTAGTGAATCGCGTAAAAACCGTGCTTTTTATGAGTATTTAACGGATTCACTGAGCTATGTGCGGTTGTTGTCTGCTGAGCGTATGCAGCCGATGGGTTTAAGTTTACAAGCGGATAAACAAGGTCAAGTAGCTCCTGTGATTGTTACTTTATCAAATCCTTATATTGCCTATCAGACCAATGATACCCCGTCAAATAGCATGGACAGCATGCCTAAAAATTCGATGGAATTGTCTGCTGACCTGACAAGTAGGTCGGGGGCGATGGGAAAGCAACAACCAGTGCCTAGCTGGGAGATTGAGCCAGAAGTCAGTTTGCCAGAGTTACCTGCTGGGGTTAGTTTAAGGGTGCAAAGCTTGGAGGCTGGCAATCTATCAATGCCTGAACAGGGGCAAACATTGCAGCCTTGGTTTGCTAATCAAGCAGTCCCACAGATATTATGGTTTGGTACAGGGCAAGCAACGCCCGTCACCATTGAGGTGCTGCACAATTCGCGTCTGGTGGGCGAGGTCATTACTATTATGCCTGATGGTAGTATGACGATCGGACAAGGACTGTAACTGATGATAGATAAGGATGACATTATATCTGCTGATATAAACAAAAAGCCAATGCTATCGCATGAAAGCGGCTTTACTCTGATTGAGGTAATGGTAGCGTTAGCGATTTTAGCGGTTGTTGCTGTGGCTGCTAGCCGTGCCAGTAGTGCTTATCTCAGCTCAGTGGATGTCTTACGCACACGCACACTGGCACATTTTGTCGCACAGAATGCGGCCGCTGATTTGCGTATTCAAGAGACTTGGCTGACGGCCAATCGCACACAAACAATCAATGCTCAAGGGCGTGATTGGCAAGTCGTGATGACGGTCAGTGATGCCATTACGCCTGCTTTAAAAGAGGTGAATATCGCTGTCGCACCCATTATAGATGGACAGACGCGCACCGCCGTGACTGATATCAACGTAATATTGAGCAATGCGGAGCAAGACGTTGGCAGTTTGGACTTAAGCAGTTTGGGTGCTGATATTGCAGGGCAGTCTGGAGGCAATCCGTGAAGTCGCAGCGTGGATTTACGCTACTTGAATTGATGGTCGCCATGGCAATATTTGCGATGCTGGCGGTGGCTGGCTGGCAAGTGTTTGATAGCGTCAACCGCGCCCGAGAACGTGCACAATTTCATGCTGATAACTTAGCTGTTTTGCAATATGCTTATTTGCAGCTACAGCAAGACATGGGTCAAATTATCCCTTATCAAATACCAAATACTCAAAATATCAGTGTGACAAATAACAGTACAAATGCCAGTGATAGCACAAACAATAGCGCCCAAGCCAATGAAACAGTGCCTGAGCCTTTTATGAGCTTGGATGGTGAGCATGTCAGCTTTGTTCGTTTTGCCGACCCCGATCCACGTTATCAAAGTAGCATGAGTGTCCAGCATATCGAATACATTTTTGCAGATGAGCGTTTAATTCGCCGCCAATATACCAGCATCGATGGTGGGCGCGATAGCATCAGCCTAGACAGTGTATTGCTAGAAGGCGTCACCGCAGGGCGTTGGCAAGCATATTTACCTGAACTGAGCACCAAATTCCCAGATGCAGACAGCAGTAATAACGGCAATAGCAGTACAAAGACAACCTCTGGGCAGACGGCCAATGCCATAAACGTCAAGCCGGCAGTGGTTTTATTGCCCAAAGGTATTGCTGTCAATTTTACTTATCAGGATATGCCTATCACTTGGCAGTGGGCGCTTGCTCCCCAACCAATACCAATTAACAATACCAACAAAAGCAATAACAATGCTGCTAATAATGGCAATGGTAGCAATAACGATAGTAGTGATAATACTAATAATGACAACCCGAATAGTAATGTAAATAACAATGCAGGAAGTAATATTTAACATGTACAACTGGGTCAATAATAAAAGCGGCTTAAGTCAATGACAACGCACTCTCAGCGCGGAGTAGCGCTGCTCACTATCTTACTATTGGTGGTCAGTATTACCGTGGTGGCGGGGGCGATGCTTGCCAGTCAAAAGATTGCTATTAGGCGTAGCGGTTTATTGTTTGATCAAAATCAGCTGTCACAAGATATCAATGCTGGTCAGCAATTAGCCATCACGATGATTCGTGCTGACGATAAGCTGAATGACACAGATAGTGAGCAAGATATTTGGGCGCAGCCATTACCGCCTTATCTTTTAGCCAATCATAGCATCAGTATTGAATTGCGCGATGAAGCCAGTCGTTTTAATATTAATAATTTATATCAGAATGGCGCGGTTGATAGCGCCGCTGTAGCCATATTTCAAAGACTATTGACACAATTAAATCTGGAACCTGATATTGCCATTGCTGTTCTTGATTATCAAGATACGGATAGCGACGTTTATCAAGATGGTGGTGATGAGAGTGTGGTTTATTCTCAGCAATCAAGTGGCTCAGCGAGTAAGACTTTGCCCAATCAAGCATTGGTGAGTGTCGATCAGTTGCAAGAGATTCGAGGGGTAAATGCTGAAGTACTAGCAGCACTACGTCCTTATATTACGGCGGTTCCTTATTATGTGCCTATTAATGTCAATACTGCCAGTCCAGTTTTGCTGGCTGCACTGATAGATGGCGCAACCAGCCAACAGATGCAGGGATTGGTCGATATGCGGGCAAAGCAGGCGTTAGCCTCTATCGATGATGTGTGGCAATTGCCGATGTTGAGCAGCTTAAATGATGATCAGCGAAAGGCGTTAAAACCACTGCTCGCAGTCGATAGCCAAGCCTTTATGGCGCTTATTACCGCAACGGATAGTGCAAGTCTTGGTCAACAAAGACAACGGTTTGCAACCGTATTGATTAGTAAAATTGCGACTGATACTGGCGCGGCAGCAGGGAGTAATGCGAATAGCAGCACGCCTAACAATAATAATGGTAATAATGAGAATGGCAATAATAAAAAAGCCAAAGAAATTAAAGTGGTGACACAACGTTTATGGGCATTTAGACCCAGTTTCTAACGTTGAGCCACCTAAAAAGAGTCTCAATCAGTGCCGAGGTAGAATAGCTGACGCCACTTAATCTCCTAAGTGCGTCTCTTCCGTAGATTTCCAGTTATAAGCCCCATAAAACAGCATCTGTGCTTGGCGAGTACAATTATGGAGCATCAGCTGTTTATTTTCTTCAATCTCGTTCAGATCGATTTCATCATCATGGTCTTCAGTATAAGTCAGCTCCAACCAATCGATAATCCAAGAAAAGAACATATTTACCCCAGCTTCAGCCAGTAGGCGACGGTCATAGGCGTTGATATGAGTAAAAGCAGGCTGTAGCGCTAAATCATCAGCCAAGCTTTGAGCATGTTTTTTGACAAGTTCATTAATGGCTTTGCGTACAGCTTCTGAGCCACCGTAGCGCTCACTGACTAAAAATTGCCAGTAATAAGGCTGATCACTGACCATATACAAGAACAGCTGAATGCTCTTAGCAATTTGGCGATCAAAGCTACGTTTACGCCCAATTTGCAAGCTATCGCTTAGAATCGCCAGCGTACCGCCTAGTTCTTCTACCACCAATGCTCGACCAAGCGATTCCATGTCATCAAAATGCCGATAAAATGCGGTCGGCACCACGCCAACCTCACGCGTTACTTGCCGGAGGCTGATTGAGCTAAAAGACTGCCCTGTCATACATAAATCAAGCACGGCATTAAAAAAGGCGTGCCGAGTTTGAAGTTTCTTTTGTTCGCGACTGCTCATAATATTTCAAAATTGTCCAATAAGGGTTTATCATACTCATTTCAGCGTAAAAATACGACTGAAATACGCAACTTGTGTTAATTTACTAGACCTGCATAGGTTTGTTAAACCATTGTACCCCAATGGCCTTGTAACTCTTGTGCCAATCGATACGCCTCATGATCATTCATCCCAGTGATAAAGTCCAATATATTTAAAATATTGTGATAGACATTATCTGATAATAGCCGCCGATGCTCATCGAGATGTGGCTGTAACAACATTAGTAGGCGCTGCTGCTCAAAGGACATGAATTGAGGATCAGATGTTGCTCTACTACCTGTCCAAGCCAATGGCATAAAAGCATCTAATAAACGATGCAAGCATTGATTGGCCATTAGCTCCATTCGGACTTTGCTTGGGTGATTGAATATTTTCTCACGTGCCAACTGTTTGGCTTGGTTGATGCCACTTTGCACACTGATATCACAGTGGTCAAATAAACTGCCTTGCAGTGTACCAGCCAGCAATGCATCACTGTTGGCGACA is a genomic window of Psychrobacter cibarius containing:
- a CDS encoding TetR family transcriptional regulator; its protein translation is MSSREQKKLQTRHAFFNAVLDLCMTGQSFSSISLRQVTREVGVVPTAFYRHFDDMESLGRALVVEELGGTLAILSDSLQIGRKRSFDRQIAKSIQLFLYMVSDQPYYWQFLVSERYGGSEAVRKAINELVKKHAQSLADDLALQPAFTHINAYDRRLLAEAGVNMFFSWIIDWLELTYTEDHDDEIDLNEIEENKQLMLHNCTRQAQMLFYGAYNWKSTEETHLGD
- the gspK gene encoding type II secretion system minor pseudopilin GspK, producing MTTHSQRGVALLTILLLVVSITVVAGAMLASQKIAIRRSGLLFDQNQLSQDINAGQQLAITMIRADDKLNDTDSEQDIWAQPLPPYLLANHSISIELRDEASRFNINNLYQNGAVDSAAVAIFQRLLTQLNLEPDIAIAVLDYQDTDSDVYQDGGDESVVYSQQSSGSASKTLPNQALVSVDQLQEIRGVNAEVLAALRPYITAVPYYVPINVNTASPVLLAALIDGATSQQMQGLVDMRAKQALASIDDVWQLPMLSSLNDDQRKALKPLLAVDSQAFMALITATDSASLGQQRQRFATVLISKIATDTGAAAGSNANSSTPNNNNGNNENGNNKKAKEIKVVTQRLWAFRPSF